One window of the Candidatus Polarisedimenticolia bacterium genome contains the following:
- the boxC gene encoding 2,3-epoxybenzoyl-CoA dihydrolase: MGHEVSDQTPVSFETDPSRYRHWKLSFEGPVARLIMAVQEKEALRPGYELKLNSYDLGVDIELADAIQRLRFEHPEVRCVVVSSDREKIFCAGANIHMLASSDHGFKVNFCKLTNETRLAMEDASRHSGQRYLAALNGTCAGGGYELALACDEIVLVDDGNSAVSLPETPLLGVLPGTGGLTRLVDKRKVRRDLADLFCTVAEGVKGKRAKEWRLVDEVVPRSRFDEFIAKRAQELAKSSPARASEGIPLHPLAREIGEDRIAYEHLLLELDREGRRATLTVRGPAGDLPSDARSLRALGSAWWPLAAFRQLDDALCHLRVNEPALGLVLLKTEGDLQRMIAQDEIMFRLKEDWFVGEVLLLMARTLRRLDLTARSFFALIEPGSCFAGSLFELALAADRSYMLDDPKRPGAVALTPVNGGAFPMSHGPSRLQTRFLGEPERLGPLLRESRSYAPEEALQAGLVTVVADDIDYEEEVRLAVEERGSLSADALTGMEANLRFPGLDNCDSKIFSRLSAWQNWIFQRPNAVGEKGALTLYGKPGRPSFDPRRT; encoded by the coding sequence GTGGGCCACGAAGTGTCCGACCAAACTCCTGTCTCGTTCGAAACCGACCCGTCGCGCTACCGGCATTGGAAGCTCTCCTTCGAGGGCCCCGTCGCCCGGCTGATCATGGCCGTCCAGGAGAAGGAAGCGCTCCGCCCGGGCTACGAGCTGAAGCTCAACTCCTACGATCTGGGGGTCGACATCGAGCTCGCCGACGCGATCCAGCGGCTGCGCTTCGAGCATCCCGAGGTGCGCTGCGTCGTCGTGAGCAGCGATCGGGAGAAGATCTTCTGTGCCGGGGCGAACATCCACATGCTCGCCTCGTCCGACCACGGGTTCAAGGTCAACTTCTGCAAGCTCACGAACGAGACCCGGCTGGCGATGGAGGATGCCTCGCGGCACAGCGGGCAGCGCTATCTCGCGGCGCTGAACGGGACCTGCGCCGGGGGGGGCTACGAGCTGGCCCTGGCGTGCGACGAGATCGTCCTGGTGGACGACGGCAACTCCGCCGTCAGCCTCCCGGAGACGCCGCTCCTGGGCGTTCTGCCGGGAACCGGCGGCCTGACGCGGCTCGTCGACAAGAGGAAGGTGCGCCGGGATCTCGCCGATCTTTTCTGCACGGTGGCCGAGGGGGTGAAAGGGAAGAGGGCGAAGGAATGGCGCCTGGTGGACGAGGTCGTCCCGCGCAGCCGGTTCGACGAGTTCATCGCGAAGCGCGCCCAGGAGCTCGCCAAGTCCTCTCCCGCCCGCGCCTCGGAGGGGATCCCGCTCCATCCCCTGGCGCGCGAAATCGGCGAGGATCGAATCGCCTACGAGCACCTCCTTCTCGAGCTGGACCGCGAGGGGAGGCGGGCGACGCTCACCGTCCGCGGCCCCGCCGGGGATCTCCCCTCCGACGCGCGCTCCCTGCGGGCGCTCGGGTCGGCCTGGTGGCCGCTGGCGGCCTTCCGGCAGCTGGACGACGCCCTGTGCCACCTCCGGGTGAACGAGCCGGCGCTCGGCCTGGTTCTCCTCAAGACCGAGGGAGACTTGCAGCGGATGATCGCGCAAGACGAGATCATGTTCCGCCTGAAGGAGGACTGGTTCGTCGGCGAAGTCCTCCTCCTGATGGCCCGGACCCTCCGGCGTCTCGACCTGACGGCCCGATCGTTCTTCGCGCTGATCGAGCCGGGGTCGTGCTTCGCCGGCTCCCTGTTCGAGCTCGCCCTCGCCGCCGATCGCTCCTATATGCTCGACGATCCGAAGCGTCCCGGCGCCGTGGCCCTGACACCGGTGAACGGCGGCGCCTTCCCGATGTCCCACGGCCCGTCGCGCCTGCAGACGCGGTTCCTCGGAGAGCCGGAGCGCCTCGGCCCCCTCCTGCGGGAGTCGCGGAGCTACGCTCCCGAGGAGGCGCTGCAAGCCGGACTCGTCACCGTCGTGGCGGACGACATCGACTACGAAGAGGAAGTGCGGCTGGCGGTGGAGGAGCGCGGCAGCCTTTCCGCCGACGCCTTGACCGGGATGGAGGCGAACCTTCGATTCCCCGGGCTCGACAACTGCGACAGCAAGATATTCAGCCGGCTCTCGGCGTGGCAGAACTGGATCTTCCAGCGCCCGAACGCCGTCGGCGAGAAGGGGGCGCTCACGCTCTACGGCAAGCCCGGGCGGCCCAGCTTCGATCCCAGGAGGACGTGA
- a CDS encoding trypsin-like peptidase domain-containing protein: MLRRLARKSSAWRFLGVAAVAAMALVGTGPASGAAGNSYKSVPPETLVGGITAEQYAAQMSTLHGWLMKEMPAGVLDRAVLVSLTPQERSELQRRQEEKNGPAVVGRTKPILENVRFSSVDAALLSATPRQVGRGLLQATSDGGFVWAMAIESAGAGAVRAHLEHVNLPPNADLYFFNAEGQAFGPYSDRGPKGDGEFWTNSVFGSKGVVLLRHEGPNGAADLKGISFSISEVGHVGPKFTEGLVAATESFCSFNVSCIENASCHNGTPAEPAKSAVALMQWIQGAFIYTCTGGLIADSDSGSQIPYFLTANHCLSSNSVAGNLEEYFQFSIACGSTNCPSQTNPGGIQRLGATVKATGSAGDFTLLQLNQTPPAGSVFLGWNSTPVANTNNASLYRISHPAWAPQAYSDGHVDTSAPTCTGWPRGERIYSRTTTAGTEGGSSGSPVVNGSGQIVGQLSGACGTNVNNACDNVNNATVDGAFAFYFSSVQPFLGTSCTPTTEVCNDGIDNDCDGATDCADSNCSGAPNCSGGCSPAGASCTSNSQCCSNRCKGPNGGKTCK, translated from the coding sequence ATGTTGCGTCGTCTCGCTAGGAAATCCAGCGCCTGGAGATTTCTTGGGGTCGCGGCCGTCGCAGCGATGGCGCTCGTCGGAACGGGTCCTGCCAGCGGCGCCGCAGGGAATTCCTACAAGAGCGTTCCCCCCGAGACTCTGGTCGGAGGGATCACAGCCGAGCAGTACGCCGCCCAGATGTCGACTCTTCACGGCTGGCTGATGAAGGAAATGCCCGCCGGTGTCCTGGATCGCGCCGTGCTGGTGAGTCTGACTCCTCAGGAGCGCAGCGAGCTCCAGCGGCGGCAGGAAGAGAAGAACGGGCCGGCCGTCGTCGGCCGGACCAAGCCGATCTTGGAAAACGTCCGCTTCTCCAGCGTCGACGCGGCGCTTCTTTCCGCCACCCCCAGGCAAGTCGGCCGCGGCCTGCTCCAGGCGACCTCGGACGGCGGGTTCGTCTGGGCGATGGCCATCGAGTCGGCGGGAGCGGGGGCCGTGCGGGCGCACCTCGAGCACGTCAACCTTCCCCCGAATGCCGACCTCTATTTCTTCAACGCCGAGGGCCAGGCTTTCGGTCCCTACTCCGACCGAGGTCCGAAAGGTGACGGAGAGTTCTGGACCAACAGCGTCTTCGGGTCCAAAGGGGTGGTCCTCCTGCGTCACGAGGGGCCGAACGGCGCCGCCGATCTCAAGGGGATCTCCTTCAGCATCTCCGAAGTCGGGCACGTCGGACCGAAGTTCACAGAAGGATTGGTCGCCGCCACCGAGTCGTTCTGCAGCTTCAACGTTTCCTGCATCGAGAACGCCTCCTGCCACAACGGCACTCCGGCCGAACCCGCCAAGAGCGCCGTGGCCCTCATGCAGTGGATCCAGGGCGCGTTCATCTACACCTGCACCGGCGGACTGATCGCCGACTCCGACTCGGGCTCCCAGATTCCCTACTTCCTGACAGCGAACCATTGCCTGAGCTCCAACTCGGTCGCCGGGAACCTCGAGGAATACTTCCAGTTCAGCATCGCCTGCGGCAGCACGAACTGTCCGAGCCAGACCAACCCCGGCGGGATCCAGCGGCTGGGCGCGACCGTCAAGGCCACCGGCAGTGCGGGCGACTTCACGCTGTTGCAGTTGAACCAGACTCCTCCCGCGGGTTCCGTGTTCCTGGGGTGGAACAGCACTCCGGTGGCGAATACCAACAACGCGTCGCTCTACCGCATCAGCCATCCGGCATGGGCGCCTCAGGCCTATTCGGACGGCCACGTGGACACCTCCGCTCCCACCTGCACCGGCTGGCCCCGCGGCGAGAGGATCTACAGCCGGACGACGACGGCCGGGACGGAAGGCGGCAGCAGCGGCTCGCCGGTGGTGAACGGCTCCGGCCAGATCGTCGGCCAGCTCTCCGGAGCGTGCGGCACGAACGTCAACAACGCCTGCGACAACGTGAACAACGCCACGGTCGACGGCGCGTTCGCCTTCTACTTCTCGTCGGTCCAGCCCTTCCTCGGGACGTCGTGCACGCCGACGACCGAGGTCTGCAACGACGGAATCGACAACGACTGCGACGGCGCGACCGACTGCGCCGACTCGAACTGCTCCGGCGCCCCGAATTGCTCGGGCGGCTGCAGCCCCGCTGGCGCCTCCTGCACCAGCAACTCGCAGTGCTGCTCGAACCGGTGCAAGGGCCCGAACGGCGGGAAGACCTGCAAGTAA
- the boxB gene encoding benzoyl-CoA 2,3-epoxidase subunit BoxB, translated as MHLHEKIPNNVNLHEDRKLLRALEKWQPNYMKWWQEAGPAGFQADDIYLRTAVSVGSEGWAHFEYVKMPDYRWGIFLALPGKDRRIPFGDFLGNPVWQEVPGEFRNSLRRIIVTQGDTEPASVEQQRRLSSSAPSMYDCRNLFQVNVEEGRHLWAMVYLLHAHFGRDGREEAEELLERRSGDFDKPRILTTFNEPIDDWLSFFMFTMFTDRDGKYQLLALAESGFDPLSRTTRFMLTEEAHHMFVGETGIGRVVRRACELMKQDPNEDARAQGGIDLPMLQKYINFWYSASLDLFGGEISSNAADYFASGLKGRAKEERYDDHVALSGHYDLEILEEGALGHKLVPMRNAMNEVVRDAYVEDNQRGVDRWNRIIREAGIDFTLRLPSRRFNRKMGIYAGHDFDPEGKPITDVEFNARRFEWLPTESDRTHVRNLMQPVLERGKMAHWIAPPAAGINGKPVDFEYIRKA; from the coding sequence ATGCACCTGCACGAGAAAATCCCCAACAACGTCAACCTTCACGAAGATCGCAAGCTCCTCCGCGCCCTGGAGAAGTGGCAGCCCAACTATATGAAGTGGTGGCAGGAGGCCGGTCCCGCCGGGTTCCAGGCCGACGACATCTACCTCCGCACGGCGGTGTCGGTCGGATCGGAGGGATGGGCCCATTTCGAATACGTCAAGATGCCCGACTACCGCTGGGGCATCTTCCTGGCGCTCCCGGGAAAGGATCGGCGGATCCCCTTCGGCGATTTTCTCGGAAATCCGGTGTGGCAGGAAGTGCCGGGGGAGTTCCGGAACTCGCTGCGTCGCATCATCGTGACCCAGGGCGACACGGAGCCGGCCAGCGTCGAGCAGCAGCGCCGGCTCAGCAGCTCCGCGCCGAGCATGTACGATTGCCGGAACCTCTTCCAGGTCAACGTGGAGGAGGGCCGGCACCTGTGGGCCATGGTGTACCTCCTGCACGCCCATTTCGGGCGGGACGGGCGCGAGGAGGCCGAGGAGCTCCTGGAGCGACGCTCCGGCGACTTCGACAAGCCGCGGATCCTCACCACCTTCAACGAGCCGATCGACGACTGGCTCTCCTTTTTCATGTTCACCATGTTCACCGACCGCGACGGCAAGTACCAGCTCCTCGCCCTGGCCGAAAGCGGCTTCGATCCGCTGTCCCGCACGACGCGCTTCATGCTCACCGAAGAGGCCCATCACATGTTCGTCGGGGAGACGGGGATCGGCCGGGTGGTCCGCCGCGCCTGCGAGCTGATGAAGCAGGATCCGAACGAGGACGCGCGGGCGCAGGGGGGGATCGATCTGCCGATGCTCCAGAAGTACATCAACTTCTGGTATTCGGCGAGCCTCGACCTCTTCGGCGGCGAGATCTCCTCGAACGCGGCCGACTATTTCGCCTCGGGCCTCAAGGGCCGGGCCAAGGAGGAGCGTTACGACGACCACGTCGCTCTGTCGGGCCATTACGATCTGGAGATCCTGGAGGAGGGCGCGCTGGGCCACAAGCTCGTGCCGATGCGCAATGCCATGAACGAGGTGGTCCGGGACGCTTACGTGGAGGACAACCAGCGCGGCGTGGATCGCTGGAACCGGATCATCCGGGAAGCGGGGATCGATTTCACCCTGCGGCTGCCCAGCCGCCGCTTCAACCGCAAGATGGGGATCTACGCCGGACACGACTTCGATCCGGAGGGCAAGCCGATCACCGACGTGGAGTTTAATGCCCGCCGGTTCGAATGGCTGCCGACCGAAAGCGACCGCACCCACGTCCGCAACCTGATGCAGCCGGTGCTGGAGCGCGGCAAGATGGCTCATTGGATCGCGCCGCCCGCCGCGGGGATCAACGGAAAACCGGTTGATTTCGAGTACATCCGCAAAGCCTGA